Genomic DNA from Brenneria izadpanahii:
ACCGTGATGCGTTTATCCATCGCCTGATGGCGCAGGATTTCGTAGGCGCGTTCCTCGCTGATGCCGTGCATCCGCATCAATATCGCTTTAGCTTCGCTAACCTGACGGATCCCCAGCATCTTCTTTTCCAGCCGCTCAATACGTTCCATCATGCGCTGGCGCTGCTGCCGGTGGTGCAGCGCCACCACCATCGACGAGAGCAGGCCGGACGCGCGGATCGGGGTGGTGATGGTGGCGCCGGCCCCCATGCTCAACGCCTGATCGATGAACGTCGGGTTTTCGTAGGCAATGATCGAAATCAGGGCGTGGCGAGAGTGATCCAGCCAGGGGACATCCGGCTCCGGCTGGTCTGACTGCGGGGCGAAGAAAATAAGATCGGCATCGGCGGGGAGCTGCTCCGGTATCGGCCAGAATGCTTTGACTTTAAATCCCATGCGCCGCAGATGGCGGGTCAGCGTTTCGCCATCTTCATCATCGGGATGCAGGACTACGCAACGGATCCCTCGGCTGAGGAGCAAAGCGGTGGTGCTGTCGCGGGAGTCATTACGGCGCATTGGGATACTCCACTTTTGTCAGTTTGGTGACCCAGTCTCCCTGAACCTGATTGGTCATATAGGGATCGGGCGCCACGATGCGGCGGGATTCCCGCACGATGGTGAATTGCCCGGCGGCGTCGGCCTTGCCGATGCGCGGATAAAGCCCGGTATGCTGGTTCAGCGGATCGATCCTGATTCGGCCCTGCGGCGCATCGAATTCGCTGCCTCGCAGCGCGGCGGATAAGCAAGGGATGGCGTCGCTGCCGCATTCCCGCACGGCGTTGGCGAACAGATGAACCTGGCTGTAGGTGGCTTCCCAGTTCATATCGGTAGTCAGATCCGGGCCGAATATCTGATGAAATTTATCCAGAGCGGCAAGGTTGGCCCGGGTTTGCAGGCTCTGAAAATAGGGCGAGGAGGTGAAGTGCCCCGCCGCCAGTTCGGCGCCCATTATGGCGATTTCGGTTTCGGAGGTGTTCAGACTGCCGATGGGCATCCGTTCGGGATCGAGCCCAACCTCATGATAGGCGCGGTAAAGGTAGGGAACGGTCTGGCCGATGACCGTGCTGAAGATGAAGTCCGGCTGTTTTTTGCGGATCTCTTCCAGCACCGGCAGAAACGCCTCATACGGCGCATTGAGATCGAGATAGCGTTCGCCGATCACCGCGCCGTCGTCCCGCTGCAACAGCAGTTCCTGCATATTGCGGTTGCATTCGTAAGGGAAAACGTAACGGGAGCCGATCATATAGACCCTGGCGCCGAAATGGCTGGTGAGGTAATCCTCCAACTGGACGCAGTTCTGGTTGGGCGCCGCGCCGCCGTAAAAGATGTTTTCGGAGAATTCGAATCCTTCGTATAGCTGAGAGTAAAACAGCAGCCGCTGGTATTTCTCCACAATGGGTGACATGGCTTTGCGGCTGCTGGAAGTGTAGCCGCCGAAGATCACGTTGACATGATGTTCGACGATCAGTTGCTCCGCCAGGGCCCGAAAGCGCGCATTGTCGGAGTGCGGATCAAGATGAATGGCCTGCAGCGGGCGGCCGTTGATGCCGCCGTCCTGATTGATTTCTTCGATGGCCAGGGCGGCGCCGCGCAGCTGCGATTGCTCCTGCGCGGCGGTCACGCCGCTGGATGAGTAGAGTAAACCGATAGTGATTGGTGTGGCCGACCCCATATGGACTCGCTTCATGTTAGTGACAATGCTTACCCCGGCGCGCATGCGTCGCAATGCCGGGAATCATTAATGCGCCAGCAGCGTTTTGTTGAGCATCGCGCCGACGGTGTATTTCGGGTCTACCATATTTCCCAGCCTGACTTTTCCGCACTGGCTCAGCAGCATGTACGCATCCCACTGCTCGAAGCCAAAATCCTCCACCAGCCAGTAGATGAGATCCCGGTAGGCGATGCGGGTGGCGTCCTCCAGCGGTCGGGCGCTGCCGATGCTCATGATGGCGGTGTCGTTTTCCATGCGCGGCCAGTTGATGGACCAGTTTTTGATCAGATCCACCTTGATGGTGGTGACGGAAGGATATTCCACCGCCGTTCCGCAGATTTCGCCGTCGCCCTGACAGGCATGGGCATCGCCGATAAACAGCCGCCCGCCCGGCGAACGCACCGGCAGATAGGTGATGCTGCCGGGGCCGATATCGGGAACGTCCATGTTGCCGCCGTGGTTATCCGGCGTCAGCGAGTTGATGGAGTCGATTTCCGGCGATACGCTCAGGGTGCCGATATGGGGTTTGTAAGGCAGCGTGTGGCGCTTGCTCCAGTAAACTTTTTCGCTGTCCAGCTTGATCAGGCGTACCTTTTCCGGCAGCGGATCGTTGAGCAGCGCCGTCAGATCGGTGCCCGTCAGCCCGCCGAAATGCGGGATCATGGCGCAAATGCCGTGCGGATCGTCCCCCCGCGGCAGCATCGATTCAATGTACACCGCCAGTACGTCGCCTTTTTCCGCGCCATTGACCATGATCGGGCCGTTCTGCGGGTTGAGAAACGGCATTTTCAGCAACTGGCTGGGAATATCCTGTTCGGACTGAATCGCCCCTTCAAAGGCGTCGCGGGTATCGACAATCACCCGATCGCCGGGCTCGATGGTTAATACCGGGGTGGAGTAGGGGCCGATGGTGTAGTGAAACTCTTGCTGCATCTCTTCGGTCAGATGGTGGGTGATCGGCTGACGCCGCGCGCCAACCCCGCGTTGGGTCATGATGGAATCTTCCAGCCATTTCTTCATCGGGTATTCCTCCGCGAAAAACGTTACCGCGCCGTTTGTGCGGCGCAGGTCAAGGTCACAGCGCCAGGTGACGGCGCATCAACAAATCGTCGGACAGTTGCTGATGGTTCAGGATTTCGACCACCCGGCCCTTATCCATCACGCAGCAACGCTGGGCGGCGCGCTGGATCATGGCGATGTCCTGTTCGACCAGAATAACGGCGACCCGCAGCTCGCGGGCGATGCGCGTCAGCGTGTCGGCGATAATGGTTACGATGGAGGGCTGTACGCCTTCCGACGGCTCATCCAACAGCAGGACTTTCGGCGCGCCGACCAGCGCTCTGGCTATCGCCAGCTGTTGCTGTTCGCCGCCGCTCATGGTGCCCGCTTTTTGCTTCAGCCGCTGGCGCAGAATGGGAAAATAGTCCAGCACCCGTTCCAGCAGGTCGCCGGCGAATTCCCGGTGTTCGCGCACGAACTGCATTCCCACTTGCAAATTCTCCGCCACCGTCAGACCGGAGAACACCTCGCGCCCCTGCGGCACATAGCCGATGCCCAGGCGGGCGCGGCGCTGCGGCGTGGCATGGGTGATGTCCGTCTCGCCCAGCAGAATGTGGCCGCGGCTGACGGCAACCGTCCCTATCAACGAACGCATCAGCGTGGTTTTCCCCACGCCGTTGCGGCCGATCACCCCCAGCACTTCCGCGCTATATAACTGGAGCGAGGCGCCATTCAGCACCAGCCCGCCGCCATAGCCGCCGGTAATGTCATTGACCTGCATTAGTACGTCGTCGCTCATCAGGCTTTCCCCAAATAGATATCCGCTACGTCATCCTGGGCCAGCACCGTTTCGGCTTCGCCGTCGGCAAACACCCGGCCCCCGTGCAATACCGTCACCCTGGATGCAATCTGCCGGATGAAGGTCATGTCGTGTTCCACCACCATCAAGGTCAGGCCGTCCTGCCGCATTTGTTTGATTAGCTCGCCGGTCAGGTAGGTTTCTTCCACCGACAGCCCGGCGACCGGTTCATCCAGCATCAGCAGAACCGGTTGCAGCGAAACCGCCATCGCGATTTCAAGCCACTGTTTTTTCCCGTGCGACAGGTTGCCGGCCAACTGACGGTATTCCCCGGTCAGGTTGAAGCGGTGCAGCAGTTCATCAATGTTCGCCGGCTGGTGGCGAACTTCCGGCCGTAGATGGCGCAAAGAGAGTTGCAGATGCTGCTCGACGCTGAGATCGGGGAAAATGCCGGGGATCTGAAACTTGATGCTCATTCCCATGCGAATGCGCTGAAACGGCGATAGCGCATTGAGCCGCCGGCCGAAAAAGCGGATCTCGCCGCTGGTCGGCGTGTGCTCGCCGGTCAGCAGCTTGAAGAAGGTGCTTTTCCCCGCGCCGTTGGGACCGATGACGCAACGGATTTCCCCCTGACGGATTTGCATATCGACCTGATTGATAACCTGCGCGCCGCCAAAGCGTTTGCCCAGCCCCTGCGTTTCCAGAATGATGTCTTGCGTCATTGGGCGTCCTCCGCGTTGCGTTCGGACGACGTCAGCCGGCGCAGCCTGTCGCCCAGCCAGGGCAGAATGCCGTTGGGCGCGGCCAGCACGACAAACAACAGGATCGCCCCCAGCAGAATCATGGCGTATTCGCTGCCGTAAACCGCCAGCCACTGGGAGAGCCAGACCAGCAGGGCGGTAATAACGATGGTGCCGAAGATATTTTTACGTCCGGCGGTAGCGACCCAGATAACCGGCATGGCCGCGGCCGTCAGTCCCATGGATGAGGGCGTGATGTAGGAGCCCCACAGGGTGTAGAGCACGCCGGACAGCCCCGACAGCGCGCCGCCCAGCACGAACACCAGCAACTGATAGCGGCGGATATCGATTCCCAGCATTTCCGCCCGGCGCGGGTTTTCGCGGATGGAGGCCAGCGTCAGGCCGAAACCGGAGCGCAATAAACGCCGCACGCCCCAGTAGACCAGCGCCAGCAGTACGATAATCAGGTAGTAGAAGGCGTTGCCCTCCAGCGTCAGCAGTTCGCCGTCCGGGCCGGGCAGCGCGAGCGGCGGCATGCCGGACATGCCGTTAAAGCCGTTCAGCCGCGCGCTGCCGATAGTCCACTGCGGTCCGGCGGTCTGCGACATAAAGGTTTCCAGCACCAGCGTAAAAGAGAGGGTGACGATGCCGATGAAAATGCCGGTTACGCCGCCGTAAAACATCATATAACCCAGCGCCGCCGCGACGGCCGCCGCCAGCAACAGCGCCAGCAGCAGTCCCGACCAGGTGGACAGTACGCCGTCGCCGAAATTCAGCGTCAACACGCCGTAGGCGTAGCCGGCCAGCCCGAAAAAGGCGGTTTGACCGAAAGAGAGGATCCCGCCGTGGCCCCACATGGCGGCCAACCCGATGGCGCAGAACGTCCACAGCAGGAAGTAGGCGAAATCGCCGATCGTGCCGCTGTCGACGCCCAGCGGGAGTAACAGGGCGGCCAGCAGGATAAGGCCCGCCGCCCACGGCGCGATCCGGCGTTTCCGCGCCGGGCTGATGGATAAATTAATGGATGATGAGGTCACTGTCGGCTCCTAGCGATGACGGGTAAACAGGCTGCCAACCCCGTTCGGCAGCAGGCGGATGACCAGCATGGCGGTAAGCAGCAGACCGATTTGTCCGGCCAGTTGCCCGTACCAGGCGTTTAGTCCGGTCTGGATCGCCCCCAGCGTCATGGCGGCGGGAATGGTGCCGACCAGTACGTTGGCGCCGCCGACCACCACGGAAACAAAAGCCTGCACGATAAAGCTGCTGCCCATGGTGGGCACGGCGGTGAGCGTCGGCGCGTAGATGGCGCCGGCCAGCCCCGCCAGCCCGGCGCCCAGCGCGAATGTCTGGGTATAGAGACGGTCGGTTTCCAGCCCGAGACAGGCCGCCATGCGGGCATTCTGAATGGTGGACCTGGCGCAGACGCCGTAGTTGGTATGAAAGAACAGCCAGTACAGCAGCAACAGAATGGCGATGGCGAAAAGCGGCAACAGCGCTCGGTAGGTGGCGAAAGAGTAACCGCCTAGCGTGAAGGAGCCGAAAGGCGTGGACAGCCCTTCCAGCGACGGGCCGGCCAGCAGCAACATGCTTTGCTGCACGATCAGGCTGATCGCCCAGGTCGCCACCACCGAGTCGTACAGCCGGTGGTACAGATGACGCACCACCAGCCGTTCAATCACCCCGCCGGCGAACGCGGCGGCCAGTGAACCGGCCAGCATCGCCAACGGCAGCGGCAGACCGGACTTGTTCAGTGAGATCGTGACGTAGGCGCCGCACATGATGAATTCGCCGTGCGCCAGATTGATGACCCCCATCATGCCGAAGATCACCGCCAGCCCCAGCGCCGCGAGCACCAGATAGGCAAAGTTGTCGCCGAACTGATAAATCACCGAATAAAGAAAGGAGAGCATCTGCTGATAATCCTTGGTGCCCCGCGCGACACCGTAAGAAAGGGACAACACCAGGGAAGCGCCGTTTGGCCGACGCTTCCCTGACCGTAAACCGCCGGGTTATGGCTTGGGCGGATTAGACGGCGTGTACTGGCTGGTATCCGGCTTCACCGGCAGATTGCAGCCCGCCTCGCCCAGCCAGTATGGTTTGATGTCAGGCCAGACCTTGGGGATCTCGACGGAGTGATCTTCTTTGACGTGGGCCAGATAGATGGTATGGCTCAGGTGATGGCTTTTAGGATCGATGCAGACCTTGCCGGATGGGCCATCGGTACAGATATCCCCGCTTTCCAGCGCCTTGCGGACCGCCGTCTGATCGGTGCTGTTGGCGCGCTCAACCGCGAGTTTATATAGGTAAACGGCATCGTAGGCGTTGGCCGCTTCCTGATTGATGTAAGGCTCGTTGGGGAATTTGGCGCGGAAGCGCTGCTTAAAGTCGTTGCTGGCCGGCGTATCCACTTCCTCCATGTAATTCGCGGTAATGTACATGTCTTTCAGCGCGGGCGCCTTGAAGCGTTTATGCTCGTAGGCCTGAGCCACATTGACGGAACTGGCCATCGGCAGATTAAGTTTCGCCGCCGCCTGCTGCTCGTAATAGGAAGACTGATTGGTGCCCACCAGCAACGTCATAACGAAATCGGGCTTGGCCTGCTGGATATTCTGAATGGTTTGACCGAATTGGGAGACGCTGAGCGGGATAAACTCTTCGCCGACCATGGTGCCGCCGTTGGCTTCGACTATCTGGCGCACCCATTCCGCCGAGATCTGGCCGAAGTTATAGTCGGCGGCAATGGTGTAAACTTTCTTGCCGTATTTTTCCATCATCCAGGGGATGAGGGTGGAAAACTGCTGTTCGGGCACCGCGCCGGTAACGAAGACATTGGTATCGCATACGCCGCCTTCATACTGGTTGTTGTACCAATAGAGCTGTTTTTCCCGATCCATGATCGGCCGGATAGCTTCGCGCGACGCGCTGGAAAAGGCGCCGAAAATAACATCGACCTTATCGTTTCTGATTAAACGGCGGGCCATTTGCTGAAAACGGGTATTGTCGGACTGCGTATCATATTTTATTAATTCAACCGGGCGGCCAAGAATACCGCCTTTGGCATTGATCTCTTCGATCGCTAATTCGGTCGCATGAATTTTGGGAATAACGGGCAGAGCAAAATTACCGGAAGCGTCTTCCAGTAGGCCAATCTTTATCGGTTCGTCTGCTGCGGACGCCATACCTGAAAAGGTCACTGCAAGTGCGGAAGCGATCGCAAGTGTCAGAGCGGCGTAATTACCTTTTGTTCTGGACATAAATACCCCTGGCGTTGGTCTGGAAAGAAGCAAAAAAAAGAGCCCTGCATAGTCCGAAGACCTTGCATGGGCTCTATTGCCTTCAC
This window encodes:
- a CDS encoding ABC transporter ATP-binding protein; translated protein: MSDDVLMQVNDITGGYGGGLVLNGASLQLYSAEVLGVIGRNGVGKTTLMRSLIGTVAVSRGHILLGETDITHATPQRRARLGIGYVPQGREVFSGLTVAENLQVGMQFVREHREFAGDLLERVLDYFPILRQRLKQKAGTMSGGEQQQLAIARALVGAPKVLLLDEPSEGVQPSIVTIIADTLTRIARELRVAVILVEQDIAMIQRAAQRCCVMDKGRVVEILNHQQLSDDLLMRRHLAL
- a CDS encoding acetamidase/formamidase family protein; the protein is MKKWLEDSIMTQRGVGARRQPITHHLTEEMQQEFHYTIGPYSTPVLTIEPGDRVIVDTRDAFEGAIQSEQDIPSQLLKMPFLNPQNGPIMVNGAEKGDVLAVYIESMLPRGDDPHGICAMIPHFGGLTGTDLTALLNDPLPEKVRLIKLDSEKVYWSKRHTLPYKPHIGTLSVSPEIDSINSLTPDNHGGNMDVPDIGPGSITYLPVRSPGGRLFIGDAHACQGDGEICGTAVEYPSVTTIKVDLIKNWSINWPRMENDTAIMSIGSARPLEDATRIAYRDLIYWLVEDFGFEQWDAYMLLSQCGKVRLGNMVDPKYTVGAMLNKTLLAH
- a CDS encoding ANTAR domain-containing response regulator — translated: MRRNDSRDSTTALLLSRGIRCVVLHPDDEDGETLTRHLRRMGFKVKAFWPIPEQLPADADLIFFAPQSDQPEPDVPWLDHSRHALISIIAYENPTFIDQALSMGAGATITTPIRASGLLSSMVVALHHRQQRQRMMERIERLEKKMLGIRQVSEAKAILMRMHGISEERAYEILRHQAMDKRITVEEMSSVLIQANDVFSMTAPVKKLPG
- a CDS encoding ABC transporter permease subunit, giving the protein MLSFLYSVIYQFGDNFAYLVLAALGLAVIFGMMGVINLAHGEFIMCGAYVTISLNKSGLPLPLAMLAGSLAAAFAGGVIERLVVRHLYHRLYDSVVATWAISLIVQQSMLLLAGPSLEGLSTPFGSFTLGGYSFATYRALLPLFAIAILLLLYWLFFHTNYGVCARSTIQNARMAACLGLETDRLYTQTFALGAGLAGLAGAIYAPTLTAVPTMGSSFIVQAFVSVVVGGANVLVGTIPAAMTLGAIQTGLNAWYGQLAGQIGLLLTAMLVIRLLPNGVGSLFTRHR
- a CDS encoding urea ABC transporter substrate-binding protein; translation: MASAADEPIKIGLLEDASGNFALPVIPKIHATELAIEEINAKGGILGRPVELIKYDTQSDNTRFQQMARRLIRNDKVDVIFGAFSSASREAIRPIMDREKQLYWYNNQYEGGVCDTNVFVTGAVPEQQFSTLIPWMMEKYGKKVYTIAADYNFGQISAEWVRQIVEANGGTMVGEEFIPLSVSQFGQTIQNIQQAKPDFVMTLLVGTNQSSYYEQQAAAKLNLPMASSVNVAQAYEHKRFKAPALKDMYITANYMEEVDTPASNDFKQRFRAKFPNEPYINQEAANAYDAVYLYKLAVERANSTDQTAVRKALESGDICTDGPSGKVCIDPKSHHLSHTIYLAHVKEDHSVEIPKVWPDIKPYWLGEAGCNLPVKPDTSQYTPSNPPKP
- a CDS encoding branched-chain amino acid ABC transporter permease, with protein sequence MTSSSINLSISPARKRRIAPWAAGLILLAALLLPLGVDSGTIGDFAYFLLWTFCAIGLAAMWGHGGILSFGQTAFFGLAGYAYGVLTLNFGDGVLSTWSGLLLALLLAAAVAAALGYMMFYGGVTGIFIGIVTLSFTLVLETFMSQTAGPQWTIGSARLNGFNGMSGMPPLALPGPDGELLTLEGNAFYYLIIVLLALVYWGVRRLLRSGFGLTLASIRENPRRAEMLGIDIRRYQLLVFVLGGALSGLSGVLYTLWGSYITPSSMGLTAAAMPVIWVATAGRKNIFGTIVITALLVWLSQWLAVYGSEYAMILLGAILLFVVLAAPNGILPWLGDRLRRLTSSERNAEDAQ
- a CDS encoding ABC transporter ATP-binding protein; translation: MTQDIILETQGLGKRFGGAQVINQVDMQIRQGEIRCVIGPNGAGKSTFFKLLTGEHTPTSGEIRFFGRRLNALSPFQRIRMGMSIKFQIPGIFPDLSVEQHLQLSLRHLRPEVRHQPANIDELLHRFNLTGEYRQLAGNLSHGKKQWLEIAMAVSLQPVLLMLDEPVAGLSVEETYLTGELIKQMRQDGLTLMVVEHDMTFIRQIASRVTVLHGGRVFADGEAETVLAQDDVADIYLGKA
- a CDS encoding transporter substrate-binding domain-containing protein, with the protein product MGSATPITIGLLYSSSGVTAAQEQSQLRGAALAIEEINQDGGINGRPLQAIHLDPHSDNARFRALAEQLIVEHHVNVIFGGYTSSSRKAMSPIVEKYQRLLFYSQLYEGFEFSENIFYGGAAPNQNCVQLEDYLTSHFGARVYMIGSRYVFPYECNRNMQELLLQRDDGAVIGERYLDLNAPYEAFLPVLEEIRKKQPDFIFSTVIGQTVPYLYRAYHEVGLDPERMPIGSLNTSETEIAIMGAELAAGHFTSSPYFQSLQTRANLAALDKFHQIFGPDLTTDMNWEATYSQVHLFANAVRECGSDAIPCLSAALRGSEFDAPQGRIRIDPLNQHTGLYPRIGKADAAGQFTIVRESRRIVAPDPYMTNQVQGDWVTKLTKVEYPNAP